One window from the genome of Pseudonocardia hierapolitana encodes:
- a CDS encoding helix-turn-helix transcriptional regulator: protein MDNRHGVRREVREFLSTRRARITPDRAGLPTTGSRRVPGLRRSEVATLAGLSVEYYARLERGQIAGASSGVLEALARALQLDDTERAHLFDLARTADGIPTSGRARRRAPAKAASRPSLQWALEAITDGVAFVRDPRQNLLATNALGRAFYSPVLGDGGRTPNLARFQFLDPASRDFYPDWDLFAEMCVGVMRAEAGRDPHDRGLQDLVGELSTRSETFRRLWADHDVRTHGTGTKRFRHPVVGELTLAYEELAITAEPGLVLLVYTAEPGCPSAERLGLLASWAAPAETATTPESITQNDD, encoded by the coding sequence GTGGACAACCGCCATGGCGTTCGCCGGGAGGTGCGTGAGTTCCTCAGCACCCGCCGCGCCCGCATCACCCCGGACCGGGCCGGGCTTCCGACCACCGGGAGCCGACGAGTCCCGGGACTGCGGCGCAGTGAGGTCGCGACCCTCGCAGGTCTCAGCGTCGAGTACTACGCCCGCCTCGAGCGGGGCCAGATCGCCGGCGCTTCATCCGGCGTCCTGGAAGCGCTCGCCAGGGCGCTGCAGCTCGACGACACCGAACGCGCCCACCTCTTCGACCTCGCCCGCACCGCCGATGGCATCCCGACCTCGGGCCGCGCCAGGCGCCGCGCCCCGGCCAAGGCCGCCTCCCGGCCGAGCCTGCAGTGGGCGTTGGAGGCCATCACCGACGGCGTCGCGTTCGTCCGGGACCCGCGCCAGAACCTCCTCGCCACCAACGCCCTCGGCCGAGCGTTCTACTCGCCCGTCCTCGGCGATGGTGGTCGCACGCCGAACCTGGCCCGGTTCCAGTTCCTCGATCCTGCCTCGCGCGACTTCTACCCGGATTGGGATCTGTTCGCCGAGATGTGCGTCGGCGTCATGCGAGCCGAGGCCGGACGTGATCCGCACGACCGCGGTCTGCAAGACCTCGTCGGCGAGCTCTCCACCCGCAGCGAGACGTTCAGGCGACTCTGGGCCGACCACGATGTCCGTACCCACGGCACCGGCACCAAGAGGTTCCGCCACCCCGTCGTCGGCGAGCTCACCCTCGCCTACGAGGAGCTCGCCATCACCGCCGAACCCGGCCTCGTGCTCCTCGTCTACACAGCCGAACCCGGATGCCCGTCCGCCGAGCGGCTCGGTCTCCTCGCGTCGTGGGCCGCGCCGGCCGAGACAGCCACGACCCCCGAGAGCATCACGCAGAACGACGACTAG
- a CDS encoding zinc-dependent alcohol dehydrogenase family protein has protein sequence MRQVVMHGPGDVRVEDREDPKIIEPTDAIIRLSATCICGSDLWPYRGAEPVEDQVMGHEYVGVVEDVGSEVRNIKVGDFVVGSFWASDNSCEICQAGYQAYCVHRVLMGTIGTQSELARIPLADGTLVATPGMPEPDLIPSLMAASDVLGTGWFAAEAAEAGPGKTVAVVGDGAVGLLGVLAAKQLGAERIIAFSRHADRQALAREFGATDIVEERGDDGVARVKELTGGLGAHSVIEAVGTQEAMMQAIRSTRPGGHVGFVGVSHDVAIPGDDLFMAGVHIHGGPAPVRQYLPGLVQLIWDRKIDPGKVFDLTLPLDEAAKGYRAMDQRTATKVLLTP, from the coding sequence ATGCGTCAGGTCGTCATGCACGGACCCGGTGACGTCCGGGTCGAGGACCGCGAGGACCCGAAGATCATCGAGCCGACAGACGCGATCATCCGCCTGTCGGCGACCTGCATCTGCGGCAGCGACCTGTGGCCCTACCGGGGCGCCGAGCCGGTCGAGGACCAGGTCATGGGACACGAGTACGTCGGCGTGGTCGAGGATGTCGGCTCCGAGGTCCGCAACATCAAGGTCGGCGACTTCGTCGTCGGATCCTTCTGGGCCTCCGACAACAGCTGCGAGATCTGCCAGGCCGGGTACCAGGCCTACTGCGTGCACCGGGTGCTGATGGGGACCATCGGCACCCAGTCGGAGCTGGCCCGCATCCCGCTCGCCGACGGCACCCTCGTCGCCACCCCGGGCATGCCCGAACCCGATCTCATCCCCTCCCTGATGGCGGCCTCCGACGTGCTCGGCACCGGTTGGTTCGCCGCCGAGGCCGCTGAGGCCGGCCCCGGCAAGACCGTCGCGGTCGTCGGTGACGGCGCCGTCGGACTCCTCGGCGTCCTCGCCGCGAAGCAGCTCGGCGCCGAGCGCATCATCGCGTTCAGCCGCCACGCAGACCGCCAGGCGCTGGCCCGCGAGTTCGGCGCCACCGACATCGTCGAGGAGCGCGGCGACGACGGCGTCGCCAGGGTCAAGGAGCTCACCGGCGGGCTCGGCGCCCACTCGGTCATCGAGGCCGTCGGCACCCAAGAGGCCATGATGCAGGCGATCCGCTCCACCCGGCCGGGCGGGCACGTCGGCTTCGTCGGCGTCTCCCACGACGTCGCGATCCCCGGCGACGACCTGTTCATGGCCGGTGTCCACATCCACGGCGGCCCCGCCCCCGTCCGGCAGTACCTGCCCGGGCTGGTCCAGCTCATCTGGGACCGCAAGATCGACCCCGGCAAGGTCTTCGACCTCACCCTCCCGCTGGACGAGGCGGCGAAGGGCTACCGAGCGATGGACCAGCGCACCGCCACGAAGGTGCTGCTCACCCCCTGA
- a CDS encoding cyclophilin-like fold protein, translated as MRIDITIGEQRFHATLSDSAAARDLVAQLPVTVDMTDHGGVEKTGALPSPLSLDGQPEGADPDVGDLGYYAPGNDLVLYYGDQAYYPGIVILGRLDETAAQQISAMNGSVTATIEASGE; from the coding sequence TTGAGAATCGACATCACCATCGGTGAGCAGCGCTTCCACGCCACGCTCTCCGACAGCGCCGCGGCCAGGGATCTGGTCGCCCAACTACCCGTGACCGTCGACATGACCGACCACGGCGGGGTCGAGAAGACCGGAGCCCTGCCGTCACCGCTCTCCCTGGACGGTCAACCCGAGGGCGCCGACCCCGACGTCGGAGATCTCGGCTACTACGCCCCCGGCAACGACCTGGTCCTGTACTACGGCGACCAGGCCTACTACCCCGGCATCGTGATCCTGGGCCGACTCGACGAGACCGCCGCGCAGCAGATCTCCGCCATGAACGGCTCTGTCACGGCGACCATCGAGGCGTCCGGTGAATGA
- a CDS encoding sugar O-acetyltransferase, translating into MPAPELQDFLDHVNRGALIEGGSKHHLFMHGAAQDALRIVAQINTGYRTPEEVRELLADLTGKPVDDSVAVFPPFYSEFGKNLTLGKDVFINVGCRFQDTGGITIGDGSLIGHGSTLTTLNHGIDPDRRDDTIPSPVTIGRKVWLGAGVTIVPGVTIGDGAIVGAGSVVTRDVPANAIVGGVPAKLIRATGFDASPS; encoded by the coding sequence GTGCCCGCTCCGGAGCTGCAGGACTTCCTCGACCACGTGAACCGCGGCGCGCTGATCGAAGGCGGCTCGAAGCACCACCTGTTCATGCACGGCGCAGCGCAGGACGCGCTGCGGATCGTCGCCCAGATCAACACCGGATACCGCACGCCCGAGGAAGTGCGGGAGCTGCTCGCCGACCTGACCGGCAAGCCGGTCGACGACTCGGTCGCCGTGTTCCCGCCGTTCTACAGCGAGTTCGGTAAGAACCTGACCCTCGGCAAGGACGTCTTCATCAACGTCGGATGTCGCTTCCAGGACACCGGGGGCATCACGATCGGGGACGGCTCCCTCATCGGCCACGGCAGCACCCTGACGACCCTCAACCACGGCATCGACCCCGACCGGCGGGACGACACGATCCCATCGCCGGTGACGATCGGTCGCAAGGTGTGGCTCGGCGCAGGAGTGACGATCGTCCCCGGCGTGACGATCGGCGACGGCGCGATCGTCGGCGCTGGCTCGGTCGTGACCAGAGACGTACCGGCCAACGCGATCGTCGGAGGCGTTCCGGCCAAGCTCATCCGGGCGACGGGCTTCGACGCCTCTCCGAGCTGA
- a CDS encoding winged helix-turn-helix transcriptional regulator, producing MQTLIDPLVGHVHCRPLLPWLEAFVMKVGDRAMLGRLYETEDCSVARALELVGERWTLLILREAMFADSTRFSQFQASLAIAPNILTKRLSALVEAGILHVPPGSHEYVLTAMGMTLKPVVVALARWSDRWIGAGPVRFVHDTCDTEVEHRFWCGGCQGEAQPGDVQVRLRSAEEREALDAARLS from the coding sequence ATGCAGACCTTGATCGACCCGTTGGTCGGCCATGTGCACTGCAGACCTCTGCTACCGTGGCTCGAGGCTTTCGTGATGAAAGTTGGTGACCGCGCCATGCTGGGCCGTCTCTACGAAACCGAGGACTGCTCGGTCGCACGGGCCCTCGAACTCGTCGGCGAACGATGGACACTGCTCATCCTGCGTGAGGCGATGTTCGCCGACAGCACCCGTTTCTCGCAGTTCCAGGCCAGTCTGGCGATCGCACCCAACATCCTCACGAAGCGGCTGTCCGCGCTCGTGGAGGCAGGAATCCTCCACGTCCCGCCGGGCTCACACGAGTACGTGTTGACCGCCATGGGCATGACGCTCAAGCCGGTCGTCGTAGCCCTCGCGCGGTGGAGCGACAGGTGGATCGGTGCGGGCCCGGTCCGCTTCGTGCACGACACCTGCGACACCGAGGTCGAACACCGCTTCTGGTGCGGCGGGTGTCAAGGCGAGGCTCAACCGGGCGACGTGCAGGTCCGGCTCCGCAGCGCCGAGGAACGCGAAGCCCTCGACGCCGCGCGCCTGTCGTGA
- a CDS encoding isocitrate lyase/PEP mutase family protein, with the protein MTVDQADLKARAEKLRELHSGEMLVLPNVWDAASAEIVAEAGFPVVATASNAIAAMLGYPDGEGAPWQEMFAAAGRVARAVSVPVTVDAEAGYGMQPRELVDRLLDIGAVGCNLEDTDNRAGGLVEAGAQADWLAAVRSAADDAGVPIVINARVDAFLPTSGIPESDRLAEAVRRGRLYRDAGADCLYPIAVGDKDTVATLVAELPGPVNGNSGGSLDLATLRELGVARVSYGPRFYRAALDQLKSSVQELRG; encoded by the coding sequence ATGACCGTTGATCAGGCCGATCTGAAGGCGCGTGCCGAGAAGCTGCGGGAGCTGCACAGCGGGGAGATGCTCGTGCTGCCCAACGTCTGGGACGCGGCGAGCGCGGAGATCGTGGCCGAAGCAGGATTCCCCGTGGTGGCCACGGCGAGCAACGCGATCGCCGCCATGCTGGGGTATCCCGACGGGGAGGGTGCGCCGTGGCAGGAGATGTTCGCCGCGGCCGGCCGGGTGGCACGAGCCGTGTCGGTGCCGGTCACCGTCGACGCCGAGGCCGGATACGGCATGCAACCACGGGAACTGGTGGACCGGCTGCTGGACATCGGAGCGGTCGGCTGCAACTTGGAGGACACCGACAACCGGGCCGGCGGCCTCGTCGAGGCCGGCGCCCAGGCCGACTGGCTTGCAGCGGTCCGGTCCGCTGCCGATGACGCCGGGGTCCCGATCGTCATCAACGCCCGGGTGGACGCCTTCCTGCCCACCAGCGGAATCCCCGAGTCCGATCGGCTCGCAGAAGCGGTCCGGCGGGGCCGGCTCTACCGGGATGCGGGCGCCGACTGCCTGTACCCGATCGCCGTGGGCGACAAGGACACCGTCGCCACCCTCGTCGCCGAGCTTCCCGGCCCGGTGAACGGCAACTCCGGTGGCTCACTGGACCTGGCCACGCTCCGGGAGCTCGGTGTGGCGCGGGTGTCCTACGGGCCTCGCTTCTACCGGGCGGCGCTGGACCAGCTGAAGAGCAGCGTCCAGGAACTGCGGGGATAG